In Anoplopoma fimbria isolate UVic2021 breed Golden Eagle Sablefish chromosome 22, Afim_UVic_2022, whole genome shotgun sequence, a genomic segment contains:
- the LOC129111774 gene encoding collagen alpha-1(XVIII) chain-like isoform X2: MSRHHRWSMLTLQTCILLLLGVTQIQSQWNEESGVSLLQLIGDPPPDSITKTYGPRRETAYVFTSGAVSGQPALAHVPNPFHRHFSLLFHIKPSTPAASVLFSITDGNQRLMYVGVKLSAVKSGRQRVQFFYTEPDSEASYEAASFEVPSLVDTWSRFSLSVYEEQVTFYQGCDSEPQVVKFERSPDPMELDSAAGIFVGQAGGADTDKFQGEIADLKVVGNHRAAERLCDDEDDSDAASGDFGSGEGDRRQTGQTTAPPLRPVPEPPLISSDGTRLKESDVRYQRPSVDNSRSGSQGQRGPGGAKGDRGEKGSKGDTGLAGPKGESGSSSGSSGSSSQGGEGGEKGDKGAKGNSGFGYSGNKGERGAQGPPGPPGPPGPAAEVVRLGNGAVVQQVSGSPGPPGPPGSQGPLGPAGDDGEPGDPGEDGKSGPAGTPGFPGSPGTSGAKGEKGELGEGQPGPRGPPGLPGPPGPGTGDRPTFFDMEGSGFPDLDKIQGGRGPPGPPGPPGPPGVSVELGPNGPVTFGPAGPPGQDGIPGLPGPPGPPGRIGQPGPTGEKGDSGDLGLPGAAGEKGSQGDLGLPGASGQSGLAGLPGPMGPVGPPGPPGPPGPPHRFGQGNHDGYETNNGLLGLSGPPGPQGPTGIAGLPGRPGLPGNHGDKGSEGPRGAPGIPGLDGFTGQPGEKGDGGLKGEPGVPGRDSVLPGPPGPPGPPGQVTYQTSDGGNGLPGRAGFPGPSGPKGDKGDSGPPGYAPKGEKGEPGLIIGADGRPQYIGGLAGRPGDRGLPGPEGPPGPSGSSGQKGEIGIPGRPGRPGLNGARGEKGDSGTGSGSGFGYHGPPGPPGPPGPPGPSGPTDRLRGFEDNSRSYPAVKGEKGDQGPPGRVEITGAGSTFDLYTLRNELKGESGSPGFKGEKGEPGGGYYDRPYGAGGAGVPGAPGPPGPKGESTVGPPGPQGPSGQPGRGYDGQPGPPGPPGPPGASLPGVPWGAQTINIPGPPGVPGLPGRSSGVTILRSYDTMTATARRQPEGSLVYIIEQTDLYLRVRDGVRQVQLGSYIALPSEDGNEVAAVEPPPVVPYSPDHHSNTDPQRQPETPVHGDSGHQSHPDPRQPDPRYPANPDPRYPANPDPRYPANPDPRYPANPDPRYPTHSDPQYPTHSDPRYLPDSRYKADPRFPAPTDPRFPSYTDRINQPDGRSSVNTAQERPAYPDTRYAVTQRRPPPPVPQTPVHHHTSGPGLHLIALNSPQTGSMRGIRGADYMCFTQAQAIGMKGTFRAFLSAKLQDLHSIVRRADRDRMPIVNLKDEVLFDSWDAVFNDGRMKDNVPIYSFDGKDVLNDSTWPEKMLWHGSTGAGQGHMDSLCEMWRVDNRAVTGMASSLQSGSLLQQSAGSCSSSYVVLCIENSYTSHAKR; encoded by the exons AGGAGAGCGGCGTTTCTTTGCTCCAGCTGATCGGAGACCCTCCACCAGATTCCATCACCAAGACCTACGGGCCGAGGAGGGAGACGGCCTACGTCTTCACCTCGGGGGCAGTGTCGGGCCAGCCGGCTCTGGCCCATGTCCCCAACCCTTTCCACCGCcacttctccctcctcttccacaTCAAGCCCTCCACCCCCGCCGCCTCCGTGCTCTTCTCCATCACCGACGGGAACCAGAGGCTCATGTACGTCGGCGTCAAGCTCAGCGCGGTGAAGTCTGGCCGCCAGAGGGTGCAGTTCTTCTACACCGAGCCCGACTCCGAGGCTTCGTACGAGGCCGCGAGCTTTGAGGTGCCGAGCCTGGTGGACACCTGGAGCCGCTTCTCGCTGTCAGTCTATGAGGAGCAGGTGACTTTCTACCAGGGATGCGACTCTGAGCCACAGGTGGTGAAGTTCGAGCGCTCACCGGATCCCATGGAGCTCGACAGCGCGGCGGGGATCTTTGTGGGTCAGGCGGGAGGAGCTGACACTGACAAGTTCCAG ggTGAAATTGCAGATCTGAAAGTGGTGGGAAACCATCGGGCAGCGGAGCGATTGTGTGACGACGAGGACGACTCTGACGCT gCCTCTGGAGACTTTGGCAGCGGTGAAGGCGACAGGAGGCAGACGGGAcag ACCACAGCTCCTCCCTTGAGGCCGGTACCTGAACCCCCTCTGATATCCTCAGATGGAACCAGACTTAAAGAATCAG ATGTCAGGTATCAGCGGCCGTCGGTGGACAACAGTCGGTCCGGATCACAAGGCCAGAGAG GTCCCGGCGGAGCGAAaggtgacagaggagagaaaggttCGAAGGGGGACACGGGCCTCGCAGGGCCGAAGGGAGAGTCGGGCTCCAGCTCTGGTTCCTCCGGTTCCTCCTCTCagggtggagaaggaggagagaag ggAGATAAAGGTGCAAAG gGTAATTCTGGCTTCGGTTACTCTGGTAATAAAGGAGAGCGTGGGGCTCAGGGGCCTCCCGGGCCCCCTGGTCCTCCCGGACCTGCAGCTGAGGTGGTCCGACTTGGGAATGGTGCTGTTGTGCAGCAGGTGTCTGGATCCCCGGGACCACCGGGACCACCGGGGTCACAAGGACCCTTGGGACCTGCAGGAGATGATGGAGAACCT GGTGATCCAGGAGAAGATGGAAAGTct GGTCCCGCTGGAACACCAGGTTTTCCAGGAAGTCCAGGAACATCTGGGGCTAAAGGCGAGAAG GGTGAGCTTGGAGAGGGTCAACCAGGACCCAGAGGCCCCCCGGGTCTACCAGGACCTCCTGGACCTGGGACCGGTGACCGCCCA ACGTTTTTCGACATGGAGGGCTCAGGATTCCCAGATTTGGACAAAATCCAG GGTGGCCGTGGTCCTCCGGGCCCCCCAGGACCTCCTGGCCCTCCTGGGGTTTCAGTGGAACTGGGACCCAACGGTCCAGTCACTTTCGGACCCGCTGGACCACCTGGACAGGATGGAATCCCCGGTCTACCA ggtcctcctggtcctcctggtagAATAGGTCAACCAGGTCCTACAGGAGAGAAG GGTGACAGCGGTGACCTTGGTCTCccaggagcagctggagaaaaG GGTTCTCAGGGTGACCTAGGACTGCCAGGTGCCTCAGGGCAGTCTGGGCTGGCAGGGCTTCCAGGTCCAATGGGACCAGTGGGACCACCAGGACCCCCTGGGCCACCAGGGCCTCCGCACCGCTTTGGTCAG GGTAACCATGATGGATATGAGACCAACAATGGCTTGCTTGGACTCAGTGGCCCACCTGGACCTCAG GGTCCAACTGGTATCGCAGGTCTACCT GGTAGGCCAGGTCTGCCAGGTAACCATGGAGACAAGGGATCAGAGGGGCCAAGGGGAGCTCCTGGGATTCCAGGTCTGGACGGGTTCACAGGACAGCCG ggTGAAAAGGGAGACGGAGGACTGAAAGGAGAGCCG GGTGTTCCAGGGCGAGATAGTGTGCTACCTGGACCTCCAGGGCCTCCCGGTCCTCCAGGACAAGTCACCTACCAGACGAGCGAT GGAGGGAATGGACTTCCAGGTCGAGCAGGATTCCCG gGGCCCTCAGGACcaaaaggagacaaaggagacTCAGGTCCTCCAGGATATGCACCTAAA gGGGAGAAAGGAGAGCCGGGTCTAATCATTGGAGCTGACGGTAGACCTCAGTACATCGGTGGGCTGGCAGGACGGCCG ggCGATAGAGGACTTCCTGGCCCTGAGGGACCGCCA GGTCCTTCTGGTTCTTCAGGACAGAAGGGAGAGATTGGGATACCAGGTAGACCT GGTCGACCGGGGCTGAACGGCgccagaggagagaagggagactCAGGAactggatctggatctggatTTGGTTACCAT GGTCCTCCAGGTCCACCGGGCCCTCCTGGACCTCCAGGACCTTCTGGTCCCACAGACAGACTCAGA ggATTTGAGGATAACTCCAGGTCTTACCCAG CTGTTAAAGGAGAGAAAGGTGATCAAGGACCACCGGGGAGAGTTGAAATTACAG GTGCCGGAtcaacctttgacctttacacTTTGAGG AATGAGTTGAAAGGTGAATCAGGGAGTCCGGGTTtcaaaggagagaaaggagaaccGGGTGGAGGATATTATGACCGTCCTTATGGAGCAGGCGGAGCCGGAGTCCCAGGAGCACCTGGACCTCCT GGCCCAAAAGGAGAATCCACCGTTGGCCCACCAGGCCCTCAGGGGCCATCAGGTCAACCAGGAAGAGGTTATGATGGCCAACCTGGACCACCAGGGCCGCCTGGACCTCCAGGAGCCTCCTTACCTGGAGTTCCCTGGGGCGCACAGA CTATCAATATTCCTGGACCACCTGGAGTCCCTGGACTACCTGGACGCTCATCAGGG GTGACAATTTTGAGGTCTTATGACACCATGACAGCCACCGCTAGAAGGCAGCCTGAGGGCTCTCTGGTCTACATCATAGAACAAACAGATCTCTACTTACGGGTCCGAGATGGAGTTCGTCAAGTccag cttGGGAGCTACATTGCTTTGCCCAGTGAGGAT GGTAATGAGGTAGCAGCGGTGGAGCCCCCTCCAGTTGTCCCTTATTCCCCAGACCACCACTCCAACACAGACCCGCAGAGGCAACCTGAGACTCCGGTCCACGGCGACTCTGGGCACCAGTCACACCCGGACCCCCGTCAGCCGGACCCTCGATACCCGGCGAACCCTGACCCCAGATACCCGGCGAACCCTGACCCCAGATATCCGGCGAACCCTGACCCCAGATACCCGGCAAACCCTGACCCCAGATACCCAACACACTCTGATCCCCAATACCCAACCCACTCTGATCCCAGATACCTACCTGACAGCCGGTACAAGGCGGATCCGCGGTTCCCAGCTCCCACAGATCCAAGGTTTCCGAGTTACACCGACCGGATAAACCAACCAGACGGTAGGTCTTCTGTGAATACGGCCCAGGAACGCCCTGCCTACCCGGACACTCGGTACGCAGTCACCCAGCGGAGACCACCTCCTCCTGTGCCCCAGACCCCAGTCCACCATCATACCTCAGGTCCAGGG CTCCACCTCATCGCCCTGAACAGCCCTCAGACCGGCTCCATGCGGGGCATCCGCGGTGCAGACTACATGTGCTTCACTCAGGCTCAGGCCATCGGGATGAAGGGGACGTTCAGGGCCTTCCTGTCCGCCAAACTCCAGGATCTGCACAGCATCGTCCGCAGGGCCGACAGGGACCGCATGCCGATAGTCAACCTGAAG GACGAGGTTCTGTTTGACAGCTGGGACGCCGTCTTCAATGATGGCAGGATGAAGGACAACGTGCCGATCTACTCCTTTGATGGAAAAGACGTTCTTAATGACAGCACATG GCCAGAGAAGATGCTGTGGCACGGGTCGACCGGCGCCGGGCAGGGCCACATGGACAGCTTATGCGAGATGTGGCGCGTGGACAACCGGGCGGTAACCGGCATGGCTTCGTCGCTGCAGAGCGGCAGTCTGCTGCAGCAGAGCGCCGGAAGCTGCTCCAGCTCCTACGTCGTGCTGTGCATCGAGAACAGCTACACCAGCCACGCCAAGAGatag
- the LOC129111774 gene encoding collagen alpha-1(XVIII) chain-like isoform X1 — MSRHHRWSMLTLQTCILLLLGVTQIQSQWNEESGVSLLQLIGDPPPDSITKTYGPRRETAYVFTSGAVSGQPALAHVPNPFHRHFSLLFHIKPSTPAASVLFSITDGNQRLMYVGVKLSAVKSGRQRVQFFYTEPDSEASYEAASFEVPSLVDTWSRFSLSVYEEQVTFYQGCDSEPQVVKFERSPDPMELDSAAGIFVGQAGGADTDKFQGEIADLKVVGNHRAAERLCDDEDDSDAASGDFGSGEGDRRQTGQTTAPPLRPVPEPPLISSDGTRLKESDVRYQRPSVDNSRSGSQGQRGPGGAKGDRGEKGSKGDTGLAGPKGESGSSSGSSGSSSQGGEGGEKGDKGAKGNSGFGYSGNKGERGAQGPPGPPGPPGPAAEVVRLGNGAVVQQVSGSPGPPGPPGSQGPLGPAGDDGEPGDPGEDGKSGPAGTPGFPGSPGTSGAKGEKGELGEGQPGPRGPPGLPGPPGPGTGDRPTFFDMEGSGFPDLDKIQGGRGPPGPPGPPGPPGVSVELGPNGPVTFGPAGPPGQDGIPGLPGPPGPPGRIGQPGPTGEKGDSGDLGLPGAAGEKGSQGDLGLPGASGQSGLAGLPGPMGPVGPPGPPGPPGPPHRFGQGNHDGYETNNGLLGLSGPPGPQGPTGIAGLPGRPGLPGNHGDKGSEGPRGAPGIPGLDGFTGQPGEKGDGGLKGEPGVPGRDSVLPGPPGPPGPPGQVTYQTSDYNDVYWSEGWQGGNGLPGRAGFPGPSGPKGDKGDSGPPGYAPKGEKGEPGLIIGADGRPQYIGGLAGRPGDRGLPGPEGPPGPSGSSGQKGEIGIPGRPGRPGLNGARGEKGDSGTGSGSGFGYHGPPGPPGPPGPPGPSGPTDRLRGFEDNSRSYPAVKGEKGDQGPPGRVEITGAGSTFDLYTLRNELKGESGSPGFKGEKGEPGGGYYDRPYGAGGAGVPGAPGPPGPKGESTVGPPGPQGPSGQPGRGYDGQPGPPGPPGPPGASLPGVPWGAQTINIPGPPGVPGLPGRSSGVTILRSYDTMTATARRQPEGSLVYIIEQTDLYLRVRDGVRQVQLGSYIALPSEDGNEVAAVEPPPVVPYSPDHHSNTDPQRQPETPVHGDSGHQSHPDPRQPDPRYPANPDPRYPANPDPRYPANPDPRYPANPDPRYPTHSDPQYPTHSDPRYLPDSRYKADPRFPAPTDPRFPSYTDRINQPDGRSSVNTAQERPAYPDTRYAVTQRRPPPPVPQTPVHHHTSGPGLHLIALNSPQTGSMRGIRGADYMCFTQAQAIGMKGTFRAFLSAKLQDLHSIVRRADRDRMPIVNLKDEVLFDSWDAVFNDGRMKDNVPIYSFDGKDVLNDSTWPEKMLWHGSTGAGQGHMDSLCEMWRVDNRAVTGMASSLQSGSLLQQSAGSCSSSYVVLCIENSYTSHAKR; from the exons AGGAGAGCGGCGTTTCTTTGCTCCAGCTGATCGGAGACCCTCCACCAGATTCCATCACCAAGACCTACGGGCCGAGGAGGGAGACGGCCTACGTCTTCACCTCGGGGGCAGTGTCGGGCCAGCCGGCTCTGGCCCATGTCCCCAACCCTTTCCACCGCcacttctccctcctcttccacaTCAAGCCCTCCACCCCCGCCGCCTCCGTGCTCTTCTCCATCACCGACGGGAACCAGAGGCTCATGTACGTCGGCGTCAAGCTCAGCGCGGTGAAGTCTGGCCGCCAGAGGGTGCAGTTCTTCTACACCGAGCCCGACTCCGAGGCTTCGTACGAGGCCGCGAGCTTTGAGGTGCCGAGCCTGGTGGACACCTGGAGCCGCTTCTCGCTGTCAGTCTATGAGGAGCAGGTGACTTTCTACCAGGGATGCGACTCTGAGCCACAGGTGGTGAAGTTCGAGCGCTCACCGGATCCCATGGAGCTCGACAGCGCGGCGGGGATCTTTGTGGGTCAGGCGGGAGGAGCTGACACTGACAAGTTCCAG ggTGAAATTGCAGATCTGAAAGTGGTGGGAAACCATCGGGCAGCGGAGCGATTGTGTGACGACGAGGACGACTCTGACGCT gCCTCTGGAGACTTTGGCAGCGGTGAAGGCGACAGGAGGCAGACGGGAcag ACCACAGCTCCTCCCTTGAGGCCGGTACCTGAACCCCCTCTGATATCCTCAGATGGAACCAGACTTAAAGAATCAG ATGTCAGGTATCAGCGGCCGTCGGTGGACAACAGTCGGTCCGGATCACAAGGCCAGAGAG GTCCCGGCGGAGCGAAaggtgacagaggagagaaaggttCGAAGGGGGACACGGGCCTCGCAGGGCCGAAGGGAGAGTCGGGCTCCAGCTCTGGTTCCTCCGGTTCCTCCTCTCagggtggagaaggaggagagaag ggAGATAAAGGTGCAAAG gGTAATTCTGGCTTCGGTTACTCTGGTAATAAAGGAGAGCGTGGGGCTCAGGGGCCTCCCGGGCCCCCTGGTCCTCCCGGACCTGCAGCTGAGGTGGTCCGACTTGGGAATGGTGCTGTTGTGCAGCAGGTGTCTGGATCCCCGGGACCACCGGGACCACCGGGGTCACAAGGACCCTTGGGACCTGCAGGAGATGATGGAGAACCT GGTGATCCAGGAGAAGATGGAAAGTct GGTCCCGCTGGAACACCAGGTTTTCCAGGAAGTCCAGGAACATCTGGGGCTAAAGGCGAGAAG GGTGAGCTTGGAGAGGGTCAACCAGGACCCAGAGGCCCCCCGGGTCTACCAGGACCTCCTGGACCTGGGACCGGTGACCGCCCA ACGTTTTTCGACATGGAGGGCTCAGGATTCCCAGATTTGGACAAAATCCAG GGTGGCCGTGGTCCTCCGGGCCCCCCAGGACCTCCTGGCCCTCCTGGGGTTTCAGTGGAACTGGGACCCAACGGTCCAGTCACTTTCGGACCCGCTGGACCACCTGGACAGGATGGAATCCCCGGTCTACCA ggtcctcctggtcctcctggtagAATAGGTCAACCAGGTCCTACAGGAGAGAAG GGTGACAGCGGTGACCTTGGTCTCccaggagcagctggagaaaaG GGTTCTCAGGGTGACCTAGGACTGCCAGGTGCCTCAGGGCAGTCTGGGCTGGCAGGGCTTCCAGGTCCAATGGGACCAGTGGGACCACCAGGACCCCCTGGGCCACCAGGGCCTCCGCACCGCTTTGGTCAG GGTAACCATGATGGATATGAGACCAACAATGGCTTGCTTGGACTCAGTGGCCCACCTGGACCTCAG GGTCCAACTGGTATCGCAGGTCTACCT GGTAGGCCAGGTCTGCCAGGTAACCATGGAGACAAGGGATCAGAGGGGCCAAGGGGAGCTCCTGGGATTCCAGGTCTGGACGGGTTCACAGGACAGCCG ggTGAAAAGGGAGACGGAGGACTGAAAGGAGAGCCG GGTGTTCCAGGGCGAGATAGTGTGCTACCTGGACCTCCAGGGCCTCCCGGTCCTCCAGGACAAGTCACCTACCAGACGAGCGAT TATAATGACGTTTATTGGAGCGAAGGGTGGCAG GGAGGGAATGGACTTCCAGGTCGAGCAGGATTCCCG gGGCCCTCAGGACcaaaaggagacaaaggagacTCAGGTCCTCCAGGATATGCACCTAAA gGGGAGAAAGGAGAGCCGGGTCTAATCATTGGAGCTGACGGTAGACCTCAGTACATCGGTGGGCTGGCAGGACGGCCG ggCGATAGAGGACTTCCTGGCCCTGAGGGACCGCCA GGTCCTTCTGGTTCTTCAGGACAGAAGGGAGAGATTGGGATACCAGGTAGACCT GGTCGACCGGGGCTGAACGGCgccagaggagagaagggagactCAGGAactggatctggatctggatTTGGTTACCAT GGTCCTCCAGGTCCACCGGGCCCTCCTGGACCTCCAGGACCTTCTGGTCCCACAGACAGACTCAGA ggATTTGAGGATAACTCCAGGTCTTACCCAG CTGTTAAAGGAGAGAAAGGTGATCAAGGACCACCGGGGAGAGTTGAAATTACAG GTGCCGGAtcaacctttgacctttacacTTTGAGG AATGAGTTGAAAGGTGAATCAGGGAGTCCGGGTTtcaaaggagagaaaggagaaccGGGTGGAGGATATTATGACCGTCCTTATGGAGCAGGCGGAGCCGGAGTCCCAGGAGCACCTGGACCTCCT GGCCCAAAAGGAGAATCCACCGTTGGCCCACCAGGCCCTCAGGGGCCATCAGGTCAACCAGGAAGAGGTTATGATGGCCAACCTGGACCACCAGGGCCGCCTGGACCTCCAGGAGCCTCCTTACCTGGAGTTCCCTGGGGCGCACAGA CTATCAATATTCCTGGACCACCTGGAGTCCCTGGACTACCTGGACGCTCATCAGGG GTGACAATTTTGAGGTCTTATGACACCATGACAGCCACCGCTAGAAGGCAGCCTGAGGGCTCTCTGGTCTACATCATAGAACAAACAGATCTCTACTTACGGGTCCGAGATGGAGTTCGTCAAGTccag cttGGGAGCTACATTGCTTTGCCCAGTGAGGAT GGTAATGAGGTAGCAGCGGTGGAGCCCCCTCCAGTTGTCCCTTATTCCCCAGACCACCACTCCAACACAGACCCGCAGAGGCAACCTGAGACTCCGGTCCACGGCGACTCTGGGCACCAGTCACACCCGGACCCCCGTCAGCCGGACCCTCGATACCCGGCGAACCCTGACCCCAGATACCCGGCGAACCCTGACCCCAGATATCCGGCGAACCCTGACCCCAGATACCCGGCAAACCCTGACCCCAGATACCCAACACACTCTGATCCCCAATACCCAACCCACTCTGATCCCAGATACCTACCTGACAGCCGGTACAAGGCGGATCCGCGGTTCCCAGCTCCCACAGATCCAAGGTTTCCGAGTTACACCGACCGGATAAACCAACCAGACGGTAGGTCTTCTGTGAATACGGCCCAGGAACGCCCTGCCTACCCGGACACTCGGTACGCAGTCACCCAGCGGAGACCACCTCCTCCTGTGCCCCAGACCCCAGTCCACCATCATACCTCAGGTCCAGGG CTCCACCTCATCGCCCTGAACAGCCCTCAGACCGGCTCCATGCGGGGCATCCGCGGTGCAGACTACATGTGCTTCACTCAGGCTCAGGCCATCGGGATGAAGGGGACGTTCAGGGCCTTCCTGTCCGCCAAACTCCAGGATCTGCACAGCATCGTCCGCAGGGCCGACAGGGACCGCATGCCGATAGTCAACCTGAAG GACGAGGTTCTGTTTGACAGCTGGGACGCCGTCTTCAATGATGGCAGGATGAAGGACAACGTGCCGATCTACTCCTTTGATGGAAAAGACGTTCTTAATGACAGCACATG GCCAGAGAAGATGCTGTGGCACGGGTCGACCGGCGCCGGGCAGGGCCACATGGACAGCTTATGCGAGATGTGGCGCGTGGACAACCGGGCGGTAACCGGCATGGCTTCGTCGCTGCAGAGCGGCAGTCTGCTGCAGCAGAGCGCCGGAAGCTGCTCCAGCTCCTACGTCGTGCTGTGCATCGAGAACAGCTACACCAGCCACGCCAAGAGatag